A genomic window from Salvia splendens isolate huo1 chromosome 11, SspV2, whole genome shotgun sequence includes:
- the LOC121756046 gene encoding F-box protein At5g49610-like, translating into MAIEILRKLPIRSIMRCKCVCKSWRNHFKRSYTPEPCLAVVNRDKLFPVCDEEYEPLFGFNLPPFYHAHNRVVIDSANGLIFLRDGCANTLFICNPLTREYAELPHLPSRTHSCTFGFGVSKLTGQYKIEEKGCGEASQRHHHMKGLFGYDFEENFRSCCFLNLRAPGDYAVFFNGNLHWLEFDSENNLFVSCFDLEAELFTKFSLPDYDGSKHDHYQLCYGESAMFLRYHME; encoded by the exons ATGGCGATAGAGATCCTCAGAAAACTTCCGATTAGAAGCATTATGAGGTGCAAGTGCGTTTGCAAATCATGGCGTAATCACTTTAAGAGGTCCTACACTCCGGAACCCTGCCTCGCTGTCGTTAACCGAGACAAGCTTTTCCCGGTGTGCGATGAGGAGTACGAGCCACTTTTCGGGTTCAACTTGCCTCCTTTCTATCATGCCCATAATCGCGTTGTAATTGATTCAGCTAATGGTTTGATTTTCCTGAGAGATGGATGCGCTAATACTTTATTCATATGCAATCCATTGACTCGTGAATATGCCGAGCTTCCTCATCTGCCTTCGCGTACACACAGTTGCACTTTTGGATTTGGAGTGAGCAAATTAACCGGGCAATATAAGATT GAGGAGAAGGGTTGTGGAGAAGCATCGCAGCGACACCACCACATGAAAGGTTTGTTTGGATATGATTTCGAGGAAAATTTCCGTAGTTGTTGTTTTCTCAACCTTAGAGCACCGGGTGATTATGCCGTATTTTTCAATGGAAATCTTCATTGGTTGGAATTTGATTCGGAGAACAATCTCTTTGTTAGTTGCTTCGACCTTGAGGCCGAGCTATTTACCAAATTTTCTCTTCCGGATTATGATGGCAGCAAACATGACCATTATCAGCTGTGTTATGGAGAGTCGGCTATGTTTTTGCGATATCATATGGAATAA
- the LOC121756047 gene encoding putative F-box protein At3g16210 has product MQKKDLLTNLPQEMMIEILGRLPISSIITCTHVCKSWRNLIKGGDFATLYTPKPGFGFVHRAMGYAVCDEDYKPLCQFGLPPPHKQDSTTACDRAVVGSVDGLLLVRDGWKILNEILFVCNPIISEYIDLPRPPTRCCVFGFGVSKLSGQYKILCGDYCASCYVYTLGRGGGSWRSIGAAIGRPRLPRENAVFLNGNLHWLTSDPERNPLICCFDLETELFTSYSLPPRYYGNPHRYCLYMNGEYRLCILEGMLCLCDILVCHIAVIWRMNNYEDANSWVKAFTIQLDVCEILLPLKVSANGDLLFTTNTDNKLFTYSKNTGHIVRCEGSDFAKSYNPKPGFAFVHRTKGYAVCDEACKRLRWFNFPPKIEVTTLGCYRAVVGSTNGLLLVWDGSSRCNEILFVCNPITSEYVELPSMPMQGSVFGFGVSRLSGQYKILCGNYYTTCHVYTLGGSWRSVGAAIGHPRLPQDNAAFVC; this is encoded by the exons ATGCAGAAGAAAGATTTATTGACAAATCTACCGCAAGAGATGATGATAGAGATCTTGGGAAGACTCCCGATTAGTAGTATTATAACATGCACGCATGTTTGTAAATCATGGCGCAATCTGATAAAAGGGGGTGACTTTGCAACGTTGTATACTCCAAAACCCGGCTTCGGTTTCGTGCATCGAGCCATGGGCTACGCTGTCTGCGACGAGGACTACAAGCCACTTTGCCAGTTCGGCTTGCCTCCTCCTCACAAACAAGATTCAACTACTGCTTGTGACCGTGCAGTAGTTGGTTCGGTTGATGGTTTGCTTTTGGTGCGGGATGGATGGAAAATATTGAACGAAATTCTTTTCGTATGCAATCCAATTATAAGTGAATATATCGATCTCCCTCGTCCGCCTACACGTTGCTGTGTATTCGGATTTGGAGTTAGCAAATTAAGTGGGCAATACAAGATTTTATGTGGCGATTATTGTGCGTCGTGTTATGTATACACTCTAGGAAGGGGAGGAGGGTCATGGCGAAGCATTGGAGCAGCAATTGGCCGCCCTAGACTGCCTCGGGAAAATGCAGTATTTCTGAATGGAAATCTTCACTGGTTGACATCTGATCCAGAGAGGAATCCCTTGATTTGTTGTTTCGATCTTGAAACTGAACTCTTTACAAGTTATTCGCTTCCTCCTCGTTATTATGGTAACCCTCATAGATATTGTTTATATATGAATGGCGAATATCGATTATGTATTTTGGAGGGTATGCTATGTTTATGCGATATTTTAGTATGTCATATTGCTGTTATATGGAGGATGAACAACTACGAGGATGCGAATTCTTGGGTAAAGGCATTTACTATCCAACTAGATGTTTGTGAAATTCTTTTACCGCTCAAAGTTTCTGCAAATGGCGACTTGTTGTTTACGACGAATACAGATAATAAACTATTTACCTACTCCAAGAACACTGGGCATATTGTGAGATGTG aAGGGAGTGACTTTGCAAAGTCGTATAATCCGAAACCAGGCTTCGCTTTCGTGCATCGAACCAAGGGGTATGCTGTCTGCGACGAGGCTTGCAAGCGGCTTCGCTGGTTCAACTTCCCTCCAAAAATTGAAGTTACAACCCTCGGCTGCTATCGTGCGGTAGTTGGTTCAACTAATGGTTTGCTTCTGGTGTGGGATGGGTCGAGTAGATGTAACGAGATTCTTTTCGTATGCAATCCAATTACAAGTGAATATGTTGAGCTTCCTAGTATGCCTATGCAAGGCAGCGTGTTcggatttggagttagcagatTAAGTGGGCAGTACAAGATTTTATGTGGTAATTATTATACGACATGTCATGTATACACTCTAGGAGGGTCGTGGAGAAGCGTTGGAGCTGCGATAGGACACCCTAGACTCCCTCAGGATAATGCTGCATTTGTTTGTTAA
- the LOC121755097 gene encoding F-box protein At3g07870-like: protein MKITKRMMNKSAPIALALRRSKRILCFLSNLPQDIIRKILGRLLIRSIMRCKYVCKSWRSMIEGEGGDFGMLHTPQPGLAFVHRDMGFEVCDEACEPLCHFDFPPPLKIYSTTYLLRVVVGSTNGLILVCGIDARLCVCNPITSEYIKLPLQPADSHVVGFGVSKLSGQYKIICGAHVYTLGRGGGCWRGIVGATGRLRLPWENAVFFNGNLHWLTIDSKENTLVCCFDLETELYSNFSLPPPDHIIYDDGYPLYLNGGYQLCVLDGRLCLCDIVQPCRTVIWQMNTYGDANSWVKAYAVGDIIGIILPLKVFANGDLLFAKSDDDQLYIYSKKTERHVKNAHLRQYKSYFYNIVTYIPSFLSLTAMGIPNVQSLSFY from the coding sequence ATGAAGATCACTAAAAGGATGATGAATAAAAGCGCCCCTATTGCCCTCGCCCTCAGAAGAAGTAAAAGAATATTGTGCTTTTTGTCAAATCTACCACAAGATATCATTAGAAAGATCTTGGGAAGACTTCTCATTAGAAGCATTATGAGGTGCAAGTATGTTTGTAAATCATGGCGCAGTATGATAGAAGGGGAAGGGGGTGACTTTGGGATGTTGCATACTCCGCAACCAGGCCTGGCTTTCGTTCATCGAGACATGGGGTTTGAAGTCTGCGATGAGGCCTGCGAGCCACTTTGCCACTTCGACTTTCCTCCTCCTCTCAAAATATATTCAACTACTTATCTCCTTCGTGTCGTAGTTGGTTCAACTAATGGTTTGATTTTGGTGTGTGGAATTGATGCTCGGCTTTGCGTATGCAATCCAATTACAAGTGAATATATCAAGCTCCCTCTTCAGCCTGCGGATAGTCACGTAGTTGGATTTGGCGTGAGCAAATTAAGCGGGCAATACAAGATTATATGTGGTGCTCATGTATACACtctaggaagaggaggagggtGTTGGAGAGGCATTGTTGGGGCAACAGGCCGCCTTCGACTGCCTTGGGAAAATGCAGTATTTTTCAACGGAAATCTTCACTGGTTGACAATTGATTCTAAGGAGAATACCTTGGTTTGTTGCTTTGATCTTGAAACCGAGCTCTATAGCAACTTTTCTCTCCCTCCTCCTGATCACATTATTTATGATGATGGATACCCGTTATATTTGAATGGCGGATATCAGCTATGTGTCTTGGATGGTCGGTTATGTTTATGCGATATTGTACAACCTTGTCGTACTGTTATTTGGCAGATGAACACCTATGGGGATGCGAATTCTTGGGTAAAGGCATATGCGGTAGGTGATATCATTGGAATTATTTTGCCGCTCAAAGTTTTTGCAAATGGTGACTTGTTGTTTGCAAAGTCTGATGATGATCAACTATATATCTACTCCAAAAAGACCGAGCGTCATGTGAAAAATGCTCATCTTCGCCAATATAAATCTTATTTTTACAACATCGTCACTTATATCCCAAGCTTTCTTTCGCTCACAGCTATGGGGATTCCTAATGTTCAAtcattaagtttttattaa